In Antedon mediterranea chromosome 10, ecAntMedi1.1, whole genome shotgun sequence, one genomic interval encodes:
- the LOC140059814 gene encoding uncharacterized protein isoform X1: METSSIHTLLTRPSCEDTTANTSYKIIGLTADEPITPPKRKSRRFDPGLDIALLQLVFDNWPIINVKIWEAIAMKLGPVTPRGCKDRFRKLLAAFKANDIGSLRGAGTIEEYKERERLLVEVGRLEIDQAREGFVLPDKVAPRPNVKEKSVIKEPQKDSNSDKQDDNTEQCVLTTAAEKRNRVLVEYVEYLKIKAEREFALNIEKTAIERERFELERKEREAMIAHDANIMKLLLQTL, from the exons ATGGAGACGTCTAGCATCCATACTTTATTAAC TAGGCCTAGTTGTGAGGATACGACAGCCAACACCAGCTacaaaataataggcctaactgCAGATGAGCCAATAACACCTCCCAAGAGGAAATCCCGTCGATTTGATCCGGGTTTGGACATTGCTCTGCTTCAACTGGTTTTCGATAATTGGCCCAttataaatgtcaaaatatggGAAGCGATTGCAATGAAGCTTGGACCTGTTACCCCTCGTGGATGCAAAGACAGATTTCGCAAACTCCTGGCTGCGTTCAAAGCCAATGACATTGGGTCATTAAGAGG TGCAGGGACTATCGAAGAGTATAAAGAAAGAGAAAGGCTATTAGTAGAGGTTGGAAGACTTGAGATTGACCAGGCAAGGGAAGGATTTGTATTGCCTGACAAAGTTGCGCCTAGACCTAATGTTAAAGAGAAGTCAGTAATAAAAGAACCTCAAAAAGACTCGAATTCAGACAAGCAAG atgACAACACTGAACAGTGTGTACTTACTACAGCAGCAGAGAAAAGAAATCGTGTTCTTGTTGAGTATGTGGAATACTTAAAGATAAAGGCTGAGAGAGAATTTGCACTCAATATAGAAAAAACGGCCATTGAAAGAGAAAGATTCGAACTTGAAAGAAAAGAGAGAGAGGCGATGATCGCACATGATGCTAATATAATGAAACTCTTACTTCAAACGTTGTAA
- the LOC140059814 gene encoding uncharacterized protein isoform X2 has protein sequence METSSIHTLLTPSCEDTTANTSYKIIGLTADEPITPPKRKSRRFDPGLDIALLQLVFDNWPIINVKIWEAIAMKLGPVTPRGCKDRFRKLLAAFKANDIGSLRGAGTIEEYKERERLLVEVGRLEIDQAREGFVLPDKVAPRPNVKEKSVIKEPQKDSNSDKQDDNTEQCVLTTAAEKRNRVLVEYVEYLKIKAEREFALNIEKTAIERERFELERKEREAMIAHDANIMKLLLQTL, from the exons ATGGAGACGTCTAGCATCCATACTTTATTAAC GCCTAGTTGTGAGGATACGACAGCCAACACCAGCTacaaaataataggcctaactgCAGATGAGCCAATAACACCTCCCAAGAGGAAATCCCGTCGATTTGATCCGGGTTTGGACATTGCTCTGCTTCAACTGGTTTTCGATAATTGGCCCAttataaatgtcaaaatatggGAAGCGATTGCAATGAAGCTTGGACCTGTTACCCCTCGTGGATGCAAAGACAGATTTCGCAAACTCCTGGCTGCGTTCAAAGCCAATGACATTGGGTCATTAAGAGG TGCAGGGACTATCGAAGAGTATAAAGAAAGAGAAAGGCTATTAGTAGAGGTTGGAAGACTTGAGATTGACCAGGCAAGGGAAGGATTTGTATTGCCTGACAAAGTTGCGCCTAGACCTAATGTTAAAGAGAAGTCAGTAATAAAAGAACCTCAAAAAGACTCGAATTCAGACAAGCAAG atgACAACACTGAACAGTGTGTACTTACTACAGCAGCAGAGAAAAGAAATCGTGTTCTTGTTGAGTATGTGGAATACTTAAAGATAAAGGCTGAGAGAGAATTTGCACTCAATATAGAAAAAACGGCCATTGAAAGAGAAAGATTCGAACTTGAAAGAAAAGAGAGAGAGGCGATGATCGCACATGATGCTAATATAATGAAACTCTTACTTCAAACGTTGTAA